Proteins from a single region of Rhinolophus sinicus isolate RSC01 linkage group LG13, ASM3656204v1, whole genome shotgun sequence:
- the CBLN4 gene encoding cerebellin-4, with the protein MRSGLRALSMVPAVLLVLALPGLPVWAQNDTEPIVLEGKCLVVCDSNPATDSKGSSSSPLGISVRAANSKVAFSAVRSTNHEPSEMSNKTRIIYFDQILVNVGNFFTLESVFVAPRKGIYSFSFHVIKVYQSQTIQVNLMLNGKPVISAFAGDKDVTREAATNGVLLYLDKEDKVYLKLEKGNLVGGWQYSTFSGFLVFPL; encoded by the exons ATGCGCTCCGGGCTCCGGGCGCTGTCCATGGTGCCGGCCGTGCTGCTGGTTCTCGCGCTGCCGGGGCTGCCCGTCTGGGCGCAGAACGACACGGAGCCCATCGTGCTGGAGGGCAAATGTCTGGTGGTGTGCGACTCGAACCCGGCCACGGACTCCAAgggctcctcttcctcccctctggGGATCTCTGTCCGGGCGGCCAACTCCAAGGTCGCCTTCTCGGCGGTGCGGAGCACCAACCACGAGCCCTCCGAGATGAGCAACAAGACGCGCATCATTTACTTCGATCAG atcCTAGTAAATGTGGGTAATTTTTTCACCCTGGAGTCCGTCTTTGTAGCACCAAGGAAAGGAATTTACAGTTTCAGTTTTCACGTAATTAAAGTCTACCAGAGTCAAACAATCCAG gTTAACCTGATGTTAAATGGAAAGCCAGTGATATCTGCCTTTGCGGGGGACAAAGACGTTACTCGTGAAGCGGCCACCAACGGAGTCTTGCTCTACCTAGATAAAGAAGACAAGGTTTACCTAAAACTGGAGAAAGGTAACTTGGTCGGAGGCTGGCAGTATTCCACCTTCTCTGGCTTTCTGGTCTTCCCCCTATAG